A single region of the Acidobacteriota bacterium genome encodes:
- a CDS encoding VCBS repeat-containing protein yields MYIVLAFGLSILAAPVASTPVAVEISSDSLETVLLDERESAAETPPPGGTEVPYPTTPDWENDLRIQVGGLQVADMNGDGRQDVVVGCYISNSFPPYDDWRNFIYFNTGSGLEGSPSWASDDQRSTGDIQVALLNDDAFPDVFAANGGGSYDPSVIYFGGPNGPATTPGWLSTDSSWTNYALPFDFDHDGDVDVVTANQGRSQDDPFRPIYIFESNAGVLPTTPAALSPEMSIQNFLAFGHLDDDEWEDLAVSKWANFESGVYRNDQGTLESTTTWTTGDDDTDKGVAWADVDDNGDQDLALGHDPTLVYFNTDGTLGSPQTATGTFFGHAELRFEDIDLDGDPDLAEVHFANGKAQIYLNRGGVLDTAPTWTFDSSAVGTALAFGDIDGDGAPDLVVGNSGDPSVMVFMNRQKWLLVDGFESGNTDAWTTTVP; encoded by the coding sequence ATGTACATCGTCCTCGCATTCGGGCTGTCGATTCTCGCCGCGCCGGTGGCCAGCACGCCAGTGGCCGTCGAAATCTCCTCGGACAGCCTCGAAACGGTACTCCTCGACGAACGAGAGTCCGCCGCGGAAACTCCTCCTCCGGGCGGCACCGAAGTGCCCTACCCGACCACGCCGGACTGGGAAAACGACCTCCGCATCCAGGTCGGCGGCCTGCAGGTGGCAGACATGAACGGCGACGGCCGGCAGGATGTGGTGGTCGGCTGCTACATCTCGAACAGTTTTCCGCCCTACGACGACTGGCGAAACTTCATCTACTTCAACACCGGCAGCGGCCTCGAAGGCTCCCCCTCCTGGGCGTCCGACGACCAGCGCTCCACCGGCGATATTCAGGTCGCCCTGCTGAACGACGACGCCTTCCCGGACGTCTTCGCCGCCAATGGCGGCGGGAGCTACGATCCTTCGGTGATCTACTTCGGCGGCCCGAACGGCCCGGCGACCACCCCCGGCTGGCTCTCCACGGACTCCTCCTGGACCAATTACGCGCTGCCCTTCGACTTCGACCACGACGGCGACGTGGACGTGGTGACCGCCAACCAGGGCCGCTCCCAGGACGACCCCTTCCGGCCGATCTACATCTTCGAGTCGAACGCCGGGGTGCTGCCCACCACTCCCGCAGCGCTTTCCCCGGAGATGTCGATCCAGAACTTCCTCGCCTTCGGTCACCTCGACGACGACGAGTGGGAAGATCTCGCCGTCTCCAAGTGGGCGAACTTCGAAAGCGGCGTTTATCGCAACGATCAAGGGACCCTCGAAAGCACCACCACCTGGACCACCGGTGACGACGACACGGACAAGGGCGTCGCCTGGGCCGATGTGGACGACAACGGCGACCAAGATCTCGCTCTCGGCCATGACCCGACCCTCGTCTACTTCAACACCGACGGCACCCTCGGCAGCCCGCAGACGGCCACCGGCACCTTCTTCGGCCACGCGGAGCTACGCTTCGAGGACATCGACCTGGACGGCGACCCGGACCTCGCCGAAGTCCACTTCGCCAACGGCAAGGCGCAAATCTACCTGAACCGCGGCGGCGTGCTGGACACCGCCCCCACCTGGACCTTCGACTCCTCCGCCGTCGGCACCGCCCTGGCCTTCGGCGACATCGACGGCGACGGCGCACCGGACCTAGTGGTCGGCAACTCCGGGGACCCTTCGGTGATGGTGTTCATGAACCGCCAGAAATGGCTGCTGGTGGACGGCTTCGAATCCGGTAATACCGACGCCTGGACGACGACGGTTCCATAG
- a CDS encoding TrkH family potassium uptake protein — protein MNLRPVLRFLGRLVLVLALALLFPAVVSVIYGEGRAAGAFLISMAITALCGLAMVGASRNATTQIFRREGILIVVGGWILASAFGALPYLLTGTLAHPVDALFEATSGFTTTGATVLPAIEEAGYGILFWRSFTQWLGGMGIIVLFVALLPELGPGARFLYKLEIPGPTAEALQPRIRDTASVLWRIYLGMTLVQTTLLKLCGMSLFDALTHTFCTLATAGFSPRADSIAAYPSPWIHLIILVFMILAGGNFSLYYGLRRKRGWNLLRDFEFRLYLTVIGVAALIVTINLWRSGTFELNARLPLDAAFQVVSIMTTTGFTSQDFDAWPNLSRMLLVILMFVGGCAGSTSGSMKVMRMVVGLKTAFREVRLSFSPNTVATVFVGGKAVPESVVRSVTGFFILFLSSWGVGTLLLTLGGHSLVTAGTAAIATLGNIGPGLDAVGPTQSYAFFKPWEKLLMVLLMWVGRLEVYSIAALFMFRFWRR, from the coding sequence ATGAACCTGCGGCCGGTTCTGCGCTTCCTCGGGCGCCTGGTGCTGGTGCTCGCCCTCGCCCTGCTCTTCCCGGCGGTGGTGAGCGTGATCTACGGCGAGGGCCGAGCCGCCGGCGCCTTCCTGATATCGATGGCCATCACCGCCCTGTGCGGCCTGGCCATGGTCGGTGCCAGCCGCAATGCCACCACTCAGATCTTCCGCCGGGAAGGCATCTTGATCGTGGTCGGCGGCTGGATCTTGGCCTCCGCCTTCGGCGCCCTGCCGTACCTCCTGACGGGCACCCTCGCCCACCCGGTAGACGCCCTCTTCGAGGCCACCTCGGGCTTCACCACCACCGGGGCCACGGTGCTGCCGGCGATCGAAGAGGCGGGCTACGGCATCCTCTTCTGGCGCAGCTTCACCCAGTGGCTGGGCGGAATGGGAATCATCGTGCTCTTTGTCGCTCTGCTGCCGGAACTCGGCCCCGGCGCCCGTTTTCTCTACAAGCTCGAAATCCCCGGCCCCACCGCCGAAGCGCTCCAGCCCCGCATTCGCGACACGGCGTCCGTCCTGTGGCGCATCTACCTTGGGATGACCCTGGTTCAAACGACGCTGCTGAAGCTCTGCGGCATGAGTCTCTTCGATGCCCTCACTCACACTTTCTGTACCCTTGCGACCGCCGGCTTCTCACCGCGCGCCGACTCCATCGCAGCCTACCCCTCGCCCTGGATCCATCTGATCATTTTGGTATTCATGATCCTGGCCGGCGGCAACTTCTCCCTCTACTACGGCCTTCGCCGAAAGCGAGGCTGGAATTTGCTGCGGGACTTCGAGTTTCGTCTTTACCTGACGGTCATCGGCGTCGCTGCGCTGATCGTGACCATCAATCTGTGGCGTTCCGGCACCTTCGAGCTCAACGCCCGACTGCCCCTCGATGCGGCCTTCCAGGTCGTTTCGATCATGACCACCACCGGTTTCACCTCGCAAGATTTCGACGCCTGGCCCAATCTGTCACGCATGCTCCTGGTGATCCTGATGTTCGTCGGAGGCTGTGCGGGCTCGACCTCCGGCTCGATGAAGGTGATGCGGATGGTGGTGGGCCTCAAGACGGCCTTTCGGGAGGTCCGCCTGTCGTTCAGCCCGAACACCGTGGCGACGGTCTTCGTCGGCGGCAAGGCAGTGCCGGAATCGGTGGTGCGGAGTGTCACCGGCTTCTTCATTCTCTTTCTTTCGAGCTGGGGCGTAGGAACTCTGCTCCTAACCCTCGGCGGCCACTCCCTGGTCACCGCCGGTACCGCCGCCATCGCTACCCTCGGCAACATCGGCCCAGGCCTCGACGCCGTGGGCCCAACTCAGTCCTACGCCTTCTTCAAACCCTGGGAAAAACTCTTGATGGTCCTTTTGATGTGGGTCGGTCGCCTGGAGGTTTACTCCATTGCAGCCCTTTTCATGTTCCGCTTCTGGAGGAGATAG
- a CDS encoding ACT domain-containing protein, producing MKLDLTVLPGRWAVCRLAPDAAIPEWAEGGTFASITRTAAELSILCPENAVPADVRHQGGWRLIRFAGTFAFDQTGVLASVTGPLAAAEVGILAVATFDTDYLFVSQENLPRALDTLREAGHRVEGEGI from the coding sequence ATGAAACTCGACCTCACCGTCTTACCCGGTCGCTGGGCCGTCTGCCGGCTCGCTCCGGATGCGGCGATTCCCGAGTGGGCCGAAGGCGGCACCTTCGCATCCATCACCCGCACCGCCGCCGAGCTGTCCATCCTCTGCCCGGAAAACGCCGTTCCAGCGGACGTCCGGCACCAGGGCGGCTGGCGGCTGATCCGCTTCGCTGGCACCTTCGCGTTCGACCAAACCGGCGTTCTCGCTTCTGTCACCGGCCCCTTGGCAGCGGCAGAAGTGGGCATTTTGGCCGTCGCCACCTTCGACACGGACTACCTGTTCGTTTCGCAAGAGAATCTGCCCCGCGCCCTCGACACCCTGCGGGAAGCAGGACATCGGGTGGAGGGAGAAGGCATATGA
- a CDS encoding tetratricopeptide repeat protein, with the protein MIDIHLTRELLQAVTRGELHPSVLTTTLLEHLMALCPTCHEEIEAWRSESSSTGSACRTDSFEKAQAMRTAVERSASQVGRQEVDLRVERREAKKDFNTLMRLVPESRLDRIRGAYKRFRSPFLAERLLDRSRSYLPNEPAQAFHFAELAHVVAQWGRDRIIAHEMQTLALANMANARRALGEIRTADALFRQARSVVRMEGVTEKLVYAELDWREGTLRRDQRRFDEAETLLERSVLHYRLAGDRGASVASVLLSLGEVYREIGELQKALASIDDALQCIDPEQEDRLFLMACHNRALCFYHLDRYEDARVALEENHSLYARFPDRWTQLRALWLEGKVLRGLGETQTAERTLESARDGFLEGGRPFDASQVALDLALVYSDMGRAAELQSLSDDLVTVFQGQELHREAMVALVLFRQAVRDNSLTRAIVDQLHRCLSRAPEDREASLQEPS; encoded by the coding sequence TTGATCGATATTCACCTGACCCGTGAACTGCTGCAGGCAGTGACCCGGGGGGAGCTTCACCCCTCGGTGCTGACGACGACCCTGCTTGAGCATCTGATGGCGCTCTGTCCGACCTGCCATGAGGAGATCGAGGCGTGGCGATCCGAGTCATCGAGCACGGGTTCGGCTTGCCGAACAGACTCCTTCGAGAAGGCCCAGGCGATGCGCACTGCGGTGGAGCGCTCGGCAAGTCAGGTCGGCCGGCAGGAGGTCGACCTACGGGTTGAGAGACGGGAAGCCAAGAAGGATTTCAACACCCTGATGCGCCTTGTCCCGGAATCGCGCCTGGACCGTATTCGGGGAGCCTATAAGCGATTTCGCAGTCCGTTCCTGGCCGAGCGCCTGCTGGATCGGTCGCGGAGCTACCTGCCAAACGAGCCGGCCCAGGCGTTCCATTTTGCTGAACTGGCCCATGTGGTGGCGCAGTGGGGCCGCGATCGCATCATCGCCCATGAGATGCAGACCTTGGCGCTCGCCAACATGGCGAATGCTCGTCGAGCACTGGGAGAGATTCGGACTGCCGATGCCCTATTTCGGCAGGCGCGGTCCGTGGTGCGCATGGAAGGGGTGACGGAGAAGCTCGTCTACGCGGAACTGGACTGGCGAGAGGGAACCTTGCGCCGTGACCAGAGGCGGTTTGACGAGGCGGAAACCCTGCTGGAACGCTCCGTTCTGCACTATCGCTTGGCGGGCGATCGCGGGGCCTCGGTGGCTAGCGTCCTCCTCAGCTTGGGGGAGGTCTATCGGGAAATAGGAGAGCTGCAAAAAGCGCTGGCGTCGATTGACGATGCCTTGCAGTGCATCGATCCGGAGCAAGAGGATCGCCTGTTCCTGATGGCTTGCCACAATCGGGCGCTTTGCTTCTACCACCTCGATCGCTATGAGGACGCACGCGTCGCGCTGGAGGAGAACCATTCTCTCTACGCCCGCTTCCCGGATCGCTGGACGCAGTTGCGGGCGCTTTGGCTCGAAGGCAAGGTGCTTCGCGGTTTGGGCGAGACGCAGACGGCGGAAAGGACCCTAGAGAGTGCGCGAGACGGGTTCCTCGAAGGGGGCCGTCCGTTCGATGCCTCGCAGGTGGCCTTGGACCTTGCTTTGGTGTACTCGGACATGGGGCGCGCCGCGGAGTTGCAGAGCTTGTCGGACGATCTGGTGACCGTGTTTCAGGGACAAGAACTTCACCGTGAGGCGATGGTGGCCCTGGTGCTGTTCCGGCAAGCGGTGCGGGACAACTCCCTCACCCGGGCAATTGTGGACCAACTCCATCGCTGCCTGAGCCGCGCCCCCGAGGATCGGGAAGCGTCCCTTCAAGAGCCTTCCTAG
- the gltX gene encoding glutamate--tRNA ligase, translating to MTSNTLEGPVRVRFAPSPTGYLHVGGARTAIYNDLLRAHLGGEFLLRIEDTDRARSDEAMTRQIQNALEWLGCGWDEGPFLQSAGVDRHRERVDDLLAADRAYRCFCTPEELAEQRRAAEKLGERFRYPGTCAHLAVDDIERRMAANTPFVVRFRMGEDHIRFEDLVRGEVDFPPDALDDFILLRSDGSPTYHMSVVSDDIDMAVSHVLRGDDHLSNTPKHIALFRALDAPVPTFGHLPLILGPDKKRLSKRTGATSVEEFRAQGVLPQALYNFLALLGWSPGDDREILSREEMVDLFTIDRLNTSAAVFDADKLAWMNAQYLFNSPLEEIWPHLEPFLDEAGLANADPERLREAVTLHRLRAHNLRELAEGIGHYFVDDLTYDPALCARFANKEGLGEHIAQLRDHYSALETFDIDPLDQALRALCEELGQKAGHLIHPLRMAVSASKTGPPVFDLVALVGRDATHRRLTAFIAYLDEIREPA from the coding sequence ATGACATCGAACACCCTCGAGGGCCCTGTCCGGGTCCGCTTTGCCCCATCTCCCACGGGCTATCTCCACGTCGGCGGCGCCCGCACGGCGATCTACAACGACCTGCTGCGCGCCCACCTCGGGGGAGAATTCCTGCTGCGCATCGAGGACACCGACCGCGCCCGCTCCGACGAAGCGATGACCCGCCAGATCCAGAATGCCCTCGAGTGGCTGGGATGCGGCTGGGACGAGGGTCCCTTCCTGCAGAGCGCCGGCGTGGACCGGCACCGCGAGCGGGTGGACGATCTGCTGGCGGCGGACCGCGCCTACCGCTGCTTCTGTACCCCGGAAGAACTGGCCGAGCAGCGCCGAGCGGCGGAGAAACTGGGCGAGCGCTTTCGCTACCCGGGAACCTGCGCCCACCTGGCGGTGGACGACATCGAGCGGCGCATGGCGGCGAACACGCCCTTCGTGGTGCGCTTCCGCATGGGCGAGGACCACATCCGCTTCGAGGATCTCGTGCGGGGTGAAGTCGACTTTCCACCGGACGCCCTGGACGACTTCATCCTGCTGCGATCGGACGGCTCGCCGACCTACCACATGTCCGTCGTCAGCGACGACATCGACATGGCCGTAAGCCACGTCCTGCGCGGCGACGACCACCTGTCGAACACCCCCAAGCACATCGCCCTCTTTCGCGCCCTGGACGCGCCGGTGCCCACCTTCGGGCATCTGCCGCTGATCCTCGGGCCGGACAAGAAGCGCCTCTCGAAACGCACCGGCGCCACCTCCGTCGAGGAGTTCCGGGCCCAGGGAGTACTGCCCCAGGCGCTTTACAACTTCCTAGCGTTACTGGGATGGTCGCCGGGCGACGACCGGGAGATCCTCTCGCGCGAAGAAATGGTCGACCTCTTCACCATCGACCGCCTCAACACCTCGGCGGCGGTGTTCGATGCGGACAAACTGGCCTGGATGAACGCCCAGTACCTGTTCAACTCCCCGCTCGAAGAGATCTGGCCGCACCTGGAGCCCTTCCTGGACGAAGCGGGCCTGGCGAACGCCGACCCGGAGCGCCTACGGGAAGCCGTCACCCTCCACCGTCTGCGCGCCCACAACCTACGCGAACTGGCCGAGGGCATCGGCCACTACTTCGTCGACGATCTCACCTACGACCCCGCCCTTTGTGCCAGATTCGCCAACAAAGAGGGCCTTGGGGAGCACATCGCCCAGCTACGCGACCACTACAGTGCCCTGGAGACCTTCGACATCGACCCCCTTGACCAGGCGCTGCGCGCCCTGTGCGAAGAACTCGGCCAAAAAGCCGGTCACCTGATCCACCCCCTGCGAATGGCCGTCTCCGCCTCCAAGACCGGCCCACCGGTCTTCGATCTGGTCGCCCTCGTCGGCCGCGACGCCACCCATCGCCGCCTCACCGCCTTCATCGCCTATCTGGACGAAATCCGCGAACCGGCCTGA
- a CDS encoding TonB-dependent receptor: MRSQRIICLFLASWVVLTGAVVAQDDGGIEGTVTREDGSAIGGVTVVVEGTSMATVTGSDGAFAFDEVPAGTYSLNISLGQNVDRVDGVEVTAGETASVDQQVDWEVTFVETITVFSASRRAERIVEAPAAVTLITAEEVEREAAHGQLPKLLEFTPGAEVTQSGLYDYNFNTRGFNSSLNRRVAVLVDGRNPAVPFLGSQEWPAVSFPLDDLANLEFVRGPSAALYGANASSGVLNLVTKRPRDSQGVKVRLAAGEISTTNADARWAGALGSDFYLKLQGGLRDSGDFSVSRNGQAEYVVPCGGGVTTDCLPQEAIPLNPEDAVEVKFGSARLDKYFGNDDLLSIDVGLAQSEGVVAQTGIGRVQQQEIERTYGRINYSSLRWNLLGYYNKRDAPEQAALSSGANLVLDTNNYQVEFQTNWDLMNDRARIVAGAAYGEEEIDTFDPRLGRQTLVFAPIDSDKSALFGQFDIDVTEAVKVVVAGRYDDSSLHDGQFSPKASLVYGINPNNTLRFTYNEAFQVANYSEFYLQAPVAPSADLRGVNALVCLSRNLDCGLGVTPVLAVGNEDLELEETQTFEVGYSGILGKSFLTVDYYNSQNENFITDLIPTLGTPLGRINSNFGPWQAPAGVPEALATVIRGLVPTLTNNLDGSNIIAAVSYTNFGEVDTQGIDLGLTSYFGNGWNYNFTYSWFDFDIKDGSSAFANLLLPNTPEHKGGVSFGYARDAWDLDLSMRFVDDFRWAVGPFQGDVEAYYTVDVGGNYAINDNWSVGVNISNVTDNDHWESFGGDLLGRRALGHVTFEW; this comes from the coding sequence ATGAGGAGCCAACGCATCATCTGTCTGTTTCTCGCATCTTGGGTCGTTCTGACCGGCGCGGTCGTGGCTCAGGATGACGGGGGAATCGAGGGTACGGTCACGCGTGAGGACGGCAGCGCTATCGGTGGAGTCACTGTCGTCGTCGAGGGAACGAGCATGGCGACCGTCACCGGTTCCGATGGCGCCTTCGCCTTCGATGAGGTACCGGCGGGTACCTACTCCCTGAACATCAGTCTCGGCCAGAACGTCGACCGGGTGGACGGTGTCGAGGTCACCGCCGGTGAGACCGCCAGCGTTGATCAGCAGGTCGACTGGGAGGTGACCTTCGTCGAGACGATCACCGTGTTTTCGGCCTCGCGCCGCGCCGAGCGCATTGTCGAAGCGCCGGCGGCGGTGACCCTGATCACCGCCGAAGAGGTGGAGCGCGAGGCGGCCCACGGTCAGCTTCCGAAGCTGCTCGAGTTCACCCCCGGCGCCGAAGTCACCCAAAGCGGCCTCTACGACTACAACTTCAATACCCGCGGCTTCAACAGCTCGCTGAACCGGCGCGTGGCGGTACTGGTGGACGGGCGCAACCCGGCGGTGCCTTTCCTCGGTTCCCAGGAATGGCCGGCGGTTTCGTTCCCGCTCGACGATCTGGCGAACCTGGAGTTCGTCCGCGGCCCGAGCGCCGCCTTGTACGGCGCCAACGCGTCGAGCGGCGTGCTCAATTTGGTGACCAAGCGTCCGCGCGATAGCCAGGGCGTCAAGGTGCGCTTGGCCGCCGGTGAGATTTCCACCACCAACGCCGACGCCCGCTGGGCGGGCGCCTTGGGTAGCGACTTCTACCTCAAGCTGCAGGGTGGTCTGCGCGACAGCGGCGACTTCTCCGTTTCCCGCAACGGCCAGGCCGAGTACGTCGTTCCGTGCGGCGGCGGGGTGACCACCGACTGCTTGCCGCAGGAGGCGATTCCCTTGAATCCCGAGGACGCCGTCGAGGTGAAATTCGGCAGCGCCCGACTCGACAAGTACTTCGGCAACGACGACCTACTGTCCATCGACGTCGGCCTCGCCCAGTCCGAGGGTGTGGTGGCCCAAACGGGCATCGGCCGCGTGCAGCAGCAAGAGATCGAGCGCACCTACGGGCGGATCAACTACTCCTCCCTGCGCTGGAACCTTCTCGGCTACTACAACAAGCGCGACGCGCCGGAGCAGGCGGCCCTGTCCTCCGGCGCCAACCTGGTGCTCGACACCAACAACTACCAGGTCGAGTTCCAGACCAATTGGGATCTGATGAACGACCGCGCTCGCATCGTCGCCGGCGCCGCCTACGGTGAAGAGGAGATTGACACCTTCGATCCGCGCCTCGGGCGACAGACCTTGGTCTTTGCGCCGATCGATTCCGACAAGTCCGCCCTCTTCGGACAGTTCGACATCGATGTCACCGAGGCCGTCAAAGTGGTGGTCGCCGGACGCTACGACGACAGTTCCCTGCACGATGGCCAGTTCTCGCCCAAGGCGTCGCTGGTCTATGGCATCAACCCCAACAACACCCTGCGCTTCACCTACAACGAGGCGTTCCAGGTGGCGAACTACTCGGAGTTCTACCTGCAGGCGCCGGTGGCGCCATCGGCCGACCTGAGGGGCGTCAACGCCCTGGTGTGCCTGTCCCGCAACCTCGACTGTGGCCTTGGCGTGACGCCGGTGCTGGCGGTGGGCAACGAGGACCTCGAACTGGAAGAAACCCAGACCTTCGAGGTGGGCTACAGCGGAATTCTCGGCAAGTCATTCCTGACGGTGGACTACTACAACAGCCAGAACGAAAACTTCATCACCGACCTGATCCCAACCCTCGGCACCCCGCTGGGCCGGATCAACTCGAACTTCGGCCCTTGGCAGGCGCCGGCCGGCGTGCCGGAGGCCCTGGCGACGGTGATCCGCGGCTTGGTGCCGACGCTGACCAACAACCTCGACGGCTCGAACATCATCGCCGCCGTCTCCTACACCAACTTCGGCGAGGTGGACACCCAGGGCATCGACCTGGGGCTGACCAGCTATTTCGGCAACGGCTGGAACTACAACTTCACCTACTCGTGGTTCGACTTCGACATCAAGGACGGCAGCTCCGCGTTCGCCAATCTGCTGCTGCCGAACACCCCGGAGCACAAGGGCGGCGTGAGCTTCGGCTACGCGCGGGACGCCTGGGACCTGGATCTCTCGATGCGTTTCGTGGACGATTTCCGGTGGGCGGTCGGTCCCTTCCAGGGCGATGTGGAGGCTTACTACACGGTGGACGTGGGCGGCAACTACGCCATCAACGACAACTGGAGCGTCGGCGTCAATATCTCCAACGTGACCGACAACGACCACTGGGAGTCCTTCGGTGGCGATCTCCTGGGCCGGCGCGCTCTCGGCCACGTGACTTTCGAGTGGTAG